A region from the Linepithema humile isolate Giens D197 chromosome 1, Lhum_UNIL_v1.0, whole genome shotgun sequence genome encodes:
- the LOC105676666 gene encoding odorant receptor 10-like isoform X2, whose protein sequence is MCQSVTKDLHDHSVQLNRWFLKPIGAWPQFSTISSREKALSRIVIFTCYSLIAFTVVPCVLNIFFEERDIELKLRAIGPLSHWLMGGMNYSSLLLHSTDIRQCVRHMEMDWRIIKRSQDREIMARNAKLGRFVAGFCAIFMHSGVFSYSIVSGMTTVSVSIGVNRSVSMLQLPCPSYSKFVDARFSPANEIVLVMQLLSCFIVNSTTVGACSLAAVFAMHACGQLDILTLRLDKLVEGEGAKENKSAQKRLADIVNHHLRVLRFIARIEDIMHQICLIELVGCTFNLCMLGYYSITWWNKIDTKSIAAYIIVYISMSFNIFIFCYIGETLTQQCKKIGETAYMIDWYRLPHKTALGLILIISRSSAVIKITAGKLIQLSIATFSDVIKTSLIYLNMLRTVTT, encoded by the exons ATGTGTCAATCGGTGACTAAAGATTTGCACGATCACAGTGTGCAGTTAAATCGTTGGTTCCTAAAGCCAATAGGCGCGTGGCCGCAATTCTCCACGATTTCGAGTAGGGAAAAAGCCCTGTCTCGCATTGTAATATTCACTTGCTACTCGTTGATAGCTTTCACCGTAGTACCTTGCGTGTTGAACATCTTCTTCGAGGAAAGAGATATTGAACTGAAACTTCGAGCGATCGGTCCGTTGAGTCATTGGTTGATGGGCGGGATGAATTATAGCTCCTTGCTATTACATAGCACTGATATACGCCAATGCGTGCGGCACATGGAAATGGACTGGCGGATCATTAAACGATCGCAAGATCGCGAAATCATGGCGAGGAACGCGAAGCTGGGTCGATTTGTGGCAGGCTTCTGCGCAATATTCATGCACAGCGGCGTGTTCTCCTACAGCATTGTGTCCGGAATGACGACTGTGTCAGTGTCGATTGGAGTTAATCGGAGTGTCTCGATGCTCCAATTGCCGTGTCCCTCATATAGTAAATTTGTAGATGCCAGATTCAGTCCGGCTAACGAGATTGTTCTAGTGATGCAGTTGCTTTCGTGTTTCATAGTAAATTCCACTACGGTCGGCGCTTGCAGCCTAGCCGCTGTTTTCGCTATGCATGCATGCGGCCAATTGGATATTTTAACTTTGCGTTTAGACAAGCTTGTAGAAGGTGAAGGTGCAAAAGAAAACAAGTCAGCTCAGAAAAGATTGGCCGATATCGTAAACCACCACTTGCGCGTTTTAAg gtTTATAGCGCGCATCGAAGACATTATGCACCAAATATGCCTGATAGAATTAGTGGGATGTACATTTAACTTATGTATGCTTGGATATTACTCCATTACG tggtggaataaaattgatacaaaGAGCATAGCAGCATATATTATCGTGTATATATCCATgagtttcaatatttttatattttgctacaTAGGTGAAACTCTAACACAACag tgtaaaaaaattggtGAAACGGCGTATATGATCGACTGGTATCGTTTACCTCATAAAACAGCCCTTGGCTTGATCTTGATTATATCAAGATCGAGCGCCGTGATTAAAATAACTGCtggaaaattaatacaacTTTCTATTGCGACATTCAGTGAT gtTATTAAAACGTCTCTcatttatctaaatatgtTGCGAACTGTTACAACGTAA
- the LOC105676666 gene encoding odorant receptor 10-like isoform X1 encodes MCQSVTKDLHDHSVQLNRWFLKPIGAWPQFSTISSREKALSRIVIFTCYSLIAFTVVPCVLNIFFEERDIELKLRAIGPLSHWLMGGMNYSSLLLHSTDIRQCVRHMEMDWRIIKRSQDREIMARNAKLGRFVAGFCAIFMHSGVFSYSIVSGMTTVSVSIGVNRSVSMLQLPCPSYSKFVDARFSPANEIVLVMQLLSCFIVNSTTVGACSLAAVFAMHACGQLDILTLRLDKLVEGEGAKENKSAQKRLADIVNHHLRVLRFIARIEDIMHQICLIELVGCTFNLCMLGYYSITWWNKIDTKSIAAYIIVYISMSFNIFIFCYIGETLTQQCKKIGETAYMIDWYRLPHKTALGLILIISRSSAVIKITAGKLIQLSIATFSDVSINRYFSVIIFISNYYYFRLLKRLSFI; translated from the exons ATGTGTCAATCGGTGACTAAAGATTTGCACGATCACAGTGTGCAGTTAAATCGTTGGTTCCTAAAGCCAATAGGCGCGTGGCCGCAATTCTCCACGATTTCGAGTAGGGAAAAAGCCCTGTCTCGCATTGTAATATTCACTTGCTACTCGTTGATAGCTTTCACCGTAGTACCTTGCGTGTTGAACATCTTCTTCGAGGAAAGAGATATTGAACTGAAACTTCGAGCGATCGGTCCGTTGAGTCATTGGTTGATGGGCGGGATGAATTATAGCTCCTTGCTATTACATAGCACTGATATACGCCAATGCGTGCGGCACATGGAAATGGACTGGCGGATCATTAAACGATCGCAAGATCGCGAAATCATGGCGAGGAACGCGAAGCTGGGTCGATTTGTGGCAGGCTTCTGCGCAATATTCATGCACAGCGGCGTGTTCTCCTACAGCATTGTGTCCGGAATGACGACTGTGTCAGTGTCGATTGGAGTTAATCGGAGTGTCTCGATGCTCCAATTGCCGTGTCCCTCATATAGTAAATTTGTAGATGCCAGATTCAGTCCGGCTAACGAGATTGTTCTAGTGATGCAGTTGCTTTCGTGTTTCATAGTAAATTCCACTACGGTCGGCGCTTGCAGCCTAGCCGCTGTTTTCGCTATGCATGCATGCGGCCAATTGGATATTTTAACTTTGCGTTTAGACAAGCTTGTAGAAGGTGAAGGTGCAAAAGAAAACAAGTCAGCTCAGAAAAGATTGGCCGATATCGTAAACCACCACTTGCGCGTTTTAAg gtTTATAGCGCGCATCGAAGACATTATGCACCAAATATGCCTGATAGAATTAGTGGGATGTACATTTAACTTATGTATGCTTGGATATTACTCCATTACG tggtggaataaaattgatacaaaGAGCATAGCAGCATATATTATCGTGTATATATCCATgagtttcaatatttttatattttgctacaTAGGTGAAACTCTAACACAACag tgtaaaaaaattggtGAAACGGCGTATATGATCGACTGGTATCGTTTACCTCATAAAACAGCCCTTGGCTTGATCTTGATTATATCAAGATCGAGCGCCGTGATTAAAATAACTGCtggaaaattaatacaacTTTCTATTGCGACATTCAGTGATGTGAGTATTAACAGATACTtttcagtaataatttttataagtaattattattatttcaggtTATTAAAACGTCTCTcatttatctaa
- the LOC105676665 gene encoding odorant receptor 10-like has product MISPSNKPMSALHHRNEYHEYSLQLNRWFLRPIGVWPQLHSNTTAERLLSKIIQITCYTLIAFTVFPCMLYFYFEEQDLDIKMDSVGPVSHWIMSGMNYSSLLWRNKDIRRCIEHIKSDWCMVSKVEDRELMLKYAKFGRFVAGFCAMFMHCGVFSYSVVYSLSPITIVIGNQSVSMRRLPCPFYSKLLDTNHDPANHIVLATQFLSGFIANSITVGACSLAAVFATHACGQFAVLYSHLNKLVEKEEKLSAEHKLANIVEHHLRVLNFLSCFEKIMNQICMVELIGCTLNLCLLGFCSIKEWKARNTKTLTTYGILFVSLSFNIFIFCYIGELITEQCKKVGEAAYFTDWYHLPHKTALGMVLIISRSSAAIKITAGKLVQLSLVTFGDVIKTSAAYLNILRTLTM; this is encoded by the exons ATGATATCACCATCTAATAAGCCAATGTCGGCTTTACATCATCGTAATGAGTACCACGAATACAGTCTTCAGCTGAATCGCTGGTTCTTGAGACCGATCGGCGTCTGGCCGCAATTACATTCTAACACTACTGCCGAGAGACTTTTGTCGAAGATTATTCAGATAACATGCTATACTCTCATAGCTTTTACAGTCTTTCCTTGCATGCTATACTTCTATTTCGAGGAACAAGATCTCGATATTAAAATGGATTCGGTGGGTCCCGTAAGTCACTGGATTATGAGCGGAATGAATTATTCCTCTCTGCTGTGGCGGAACAAAGACATACGTCGTTGCATCGAACATATAAAGAGCGATTGGTGCATGGTGAGCAAAGTCGAGGATCGCGAGTTGATGCTAAAATATGCCAAGTTCGGCCGATTTGTAGCAGGATTCTGCGCCATGTTTATGCATTGCGGTGTGTTCTCGTACAGTGTCGTGTACAGTCTGTCGCCGATAACCATTGTGATTGGCAACCAAAGCGTTTCGATGCGACGATTACCTTGCCCGTTTTACAGCAAGCTTTTGGATACTAACCACGATCCGGCGAATCACATTGTACTGGCCACACAATTTCTGTCCGGTTTTATAGCTAATTCTATCACGGTCGGTGCGTGCAGTCTCGCTGCGGTTTTCGCGACGCACGCGTGTGGACAATTCGCCGTGCTCTATTCACACTTGAATAAATTGGTCGAAAAGGAAGAAAAGCTGTCTGCCGAACATAAGCTGGCTAATATAGTCGAACATCACCTACGTGTTTTAAa TTTTCTATCAtgctttgaaaaaattatgaatcaaATTTGCATGGTGGAATTAATCGGATGCACATTAAATTTGTGTTTACTTGGCTTCTGTTCCATTAAG GAGTGGAAAGCGAGAAACACGAAGACTTTAACAACATATGGTATTTTGTTTGTATccttatcttttaatattttcatattttgttacatCGGTGAATTAATTACTGAACAG TGTAAAAAAGTCGGAGAAGCGGCTTATTTTACTGATTGGTATCATTTACCTCATAAAACTGCTCTGGGCATGGTGTTAATAATATCAAGATCCAGTGcggcaataaaaattactgcTGGTAAATTGGTTCAACTCTCTTTAGTGACATTTGGTGAT GTGATTAAAACATCTGCAGCATATCTCAATATACTTCGTACGTTAACTATGTAA